In Arthrobacter sp. SLBN-83, one DNA window encodes the following:
- a CDS encoding DNA alkylation repair protein codes for MEEAADQDLVAAIRGALRELADPARAAGAQAYMKSSLPSLGVRVPEVRHIAARAAREFPPASAGQLRATVLELWRSSTFREERYAAIDLTAHGVLAGDLDMLPVYEEIIRTGAWWDFADGVSGRICGLLSSHPGEMSKVLRQWSRDPDLWIRRAAITSQLRAKKTTDPELLAAVIEPNLADREFFIRKAIGWALREYAKTAPEWVEGFVARHKADMSPLSRKEALRRLTARAPQ; via the coding sequence ATGGAAGAGGCTGCTGACCAGGACCTTGTTGCCGCCATCCGTGGGGCGCTGCGGGAGCTCGCCGACCCGGCGCGGGCGGCAGGCGCCCAGGCGTACATGAAGTCCTCACTGCCCTCCCTGGGTGTGCGGGTTCCCGAAGTCCGGCACATCGCCGCGAGGGCTGCCCGGGAGTTTCCACCGGCCTCTGCCGGACAGCTGCGCGCCACGGTCCTGGAGCTGTGGAGGAGTTCCACCTTCCGGGAGGAGCGCTACGCCGCGATCGACCTCACGGCACACGGGGTGCTGGCCGGGGACCTGGACATGCTGCCGGTCTATGAGGAGATCATCCGGACCGGCGCATGGTGGGATTTCGCCGACGGTGTGTCCGGCCGCATCTGCGGCCTGCTGTCCTCGCACCCCGGCGAGATGTCCAAGGTGCTCCGGCAGTGGAGCCGGGATCCGGACTTGTGGATCCGCAGGGCCGCCATCACCTCGCAGCTGCGGGCCAAAAAGACCACCGATCCGGAGCTGCTCGCCGCCGTCATTGAGCCGAACCTCGCAGACAGGGAGTTCTTTATCAGGAAGGCGATCGGCTGGGCGCTGCGCGAGTACGCCAAGACGGCGCCGGAGTGGGTGGAGGGATTTGTCGCCCGGCACAAGGCGGACATGAGCCCGCTGTCGCGGAAGGAAGCCCTGCGCCGGTTGACGGCCCGCGCGCCGCAGTAG
- a CDS encoding aldose 1-epimerase family protein codes for MPGTEVHLAHGAYSAVVTVRGGALRELRHGDRDLVVGFGPDGPVPDYKGVICAPWPNRLADGTYTYAGKSYAAAVNEPERGSALHGLAIHRVWEVKEVANDRAVLACHIPSGPDYPGDLDLTVTYALAEDGLHATVHAVNTGSVPAPYGVCPHPYLVAGASPLDDWSLELPARTYLEVTPARLLPIALRQVDGDAFDFRSVRRLGQVKIDHAFTDISRDGSGLARVRVHDPSGTGVELEWGTEWPWVQVHTGDKPIGPDRLGLAVEPMTCPPDALNSGTDLVHLQPGQSHSAAWTIRALD; via the coding sequence ATGCCCGGAACAGAAGTCCACCTGGCCCACGGAGCCTACTCCGCCGTCGTGACCGTCCGGGGGGGAGCGCTTCGCGAGCTGCGCCATGGCGACAGGGACCTGGTGGTGGGCTTCGGCCCGGACGGCCCCGTTCCCGACTACAAGGGAGTCATCTGCGCCCCTTGGCCCAACCGGCTTGCGGACGGGACCTACACCTACGCCGGAAAGTCCTATGCTGCGGCCGTCAACGAACCGGAACGCGGCTCCGCCCTCCACGGCCTGGCGATCCACCGGGTGTGGGAGGTTAAGGAAGTGGCTAATGACCGGGCCGTCCTGGCATGCCACATCCCCTCCGGGCCCGACTACCCGGGCGATCTCGACCTGACCGTAACGTATGCCCTTGCAGAGGATGGCCTCCATGCGACGGTGCATGCGGTCAACACCGGTTCTGTCCCCGCCCCGTACGGGGTATGCCCGCACCCCTATCTCGTGGCAGGCGCCTCCCCGTTGGATGACTGGTCGCTGGAACTTCCTGCCCGCACCTACCTTGAGGTCACGCCCGCCCGGCTGCTGCCCATAGCCCTGCGGCAGGTTGACGGCGACGCCTTCGACTTCCGTTCGGTCCGGCGCCTGGGGCAGGTCAAGATCGACCACGCCTTTACGGATATTTCGCGCGACGGTTCCGGCCTGGCGCGGGTGCGCGTGCACGATCCGTCCGGCACCGGCGTGGAGCTTGAGTGGGGAACAGAGTGGCCCTGGGTCCAGGTGCACACCGGTGACAAGCCCATTGGCCCGGACCGGCTGGGGCTGGCCGTTGAACCCATGACCTGCCCGCCGGACGCCCTGAATTCGGGAACGGATCTGGTACACCTGCAGCCCGGCCAGTCCCATTCGGCGGCCTGGACCATCCGGGCCCTGGACTAG
- a CDS encoding alpha/beta hydrolase → MAPRGLTAVPAHPEAAGPRPAILVLPGGGYARQADHEAEPVAEWLASLGIHAFVLRYRVAPHRHPAPLEDAKEAMLYIRSGQHGLAVDPDRVGVLGFSAGGHLAATLSTAAATGNPGLDLPAAVPDLTVLCYPVASLTHETHQGSVANLLGDAPPSNLLAALSAELNVTPGTPPAFLWHTADDEAVPVSNSLNYARALFAAGVQAELHVFPQGRHGLGLAPGEAGPEQWTSLCAAWLERAGWADSRAVAAAASQR, encoded by the coding sequence ATGGCGCCCCGAGGGCTGACCGCCGTTCCGGCACATCCGGAAGCCGCTGGGCCCCGGCCGGCAATCCTGGTCCTCCCCGGCGGAGGCTATGCCCGGCAGGCCGACCATGAGGCCGAACCCGTAGCGGAGTGGCTCGCTTCCCTTGGCATCCACGCCTTCGTCCTGCGCTACCGCGTGGCACCGCACCGGCATCCAGCGCCGCTTGAAGACGCCAAGGAAGCCATGCTGTATATCCGGAGCGGGCAGCACGGGCTCGCTGTGGACCCGGATCGGGTGGGCGTCCTGGGCTTCTCGGCCGGGGGACATCTGGCCGCCACCCTGAGCACGGCCGCGGCCACGGGGAATCCTGGGCTTGACCTTCCCGCCGCGGTGCCGGACCTTACGGTGCTGTGCTACCCCGTGGCGTCGCTGACCCACGAAACGCACCAGGGATCGGTGGCGAACCTCCTTGGCGACGCACCGCCGTCGAACCTCCTGGCGGCCCTGTCGGCGGAACTGAACGTCACTCCCGGGACTCCTCCGGCGTTCCTCTGGCACACCGCCGACGACGAAGCCGTGCCGGTGAGCAACAGCCTGAACTACGCCAGGGCCTTATTCGCTGCCGGTGTCCAGGCGGAGCTCCATGTCTTTCCGCAAGGACGGCACGGACTGGGTCTTGCCCCGGGCGAGGCAGGGCCGGAACAGTGGACTTCCTTGTGTGCCGCGTGGCTGGAACGTGCCGGTTGGGCGGACTCTCGCGCGGTGGCCGCCGCAGCCAGCCAACGCTAG
- a CDS encoding LacI family DNA-binding transcriptional regulator, translating to MAASTLTEVARLAGVSPATASRVLNGSARKPGKDIAERVRQAADSLGYVPNAQAQGLAKSSSGLIGLIVHDIADPYFAAIARGVQEAAREQRKMVLLATTGGGPAEEKEAVAAFAARRADSIVIAGSRSCREEDQDGNAELAAELDRYCRNGGQVAVVGHPVVGATVQEGYHVVKVPNQELAGQLATELAAGWDGGFVIVAGPEGLLTSDDRVRGFQEGLERAGRAPAEVLRTAFNRSGGYEAGLQLAERVKAAQTGGTGAQKLCIFAVNDVMAIGAAAALRAEGLRIPRDAAIAGFDDIETLRDFRPALSTVRLPLEDIGRFATRATGPQPNGEEADDALPADVTGEVTLRRSTEAA from the coding sequence GTGGCTGCAAGTACCCTTACCGAGGTGGCACGCCTTGCCGGCGTCTCCCCCGCCACGGCTTCACGCGTGCTGAACGGCTCGGCCCGCAAGCCGGGCAAGGACATCGCCGAGCGGGTGCGGCAGGCGGCGGACTCGCTGGGCTATGTTCCGAACGCGCAGGCCCAGGGGCTGGCGAAATCCAGCTCGGGCCTGATCGGGTTGATCGTCCACGATATCGCCGACCCATACTTTGCCGCCATCGCACGGGGAGTCCAGGAAGCCGCGAGGGAACAGCGCAAGATGGTGCTGCTGGCCACCACCGGGGGCGGACCGGCGGAGGAGAAGGAAGCGGTGGCCGCCTTCGCAGCCCGCCGAGCAGACTCGATCGTCATTGCCGGATCCCGCTCCTGCCGGGAGGAGGACCAGGACGGCAACGCCGAACTGGCGGCGGAGCTTGACCGGTACTGCCGGAACGGCGGCCAGGTGGCTGTCGTGGGACATCCTGTGGTGGGTGCCACCGTCCAGGAGGGTTACCACGTGGTCAAAGTCCCCAACCAAGAGCTCGCCGGCCAGTTGGCCACCGAACTTGCGGCAGGCTGGGACGGCGGCTTCGTCATTGTCGCCGGACCCGAGGGTCTTCTGACCTCCGATGACCGCGTACGCGGCTTCCAGGAGGGACTGGAGCGCGCAGGGCGGGCACCGGCCGAAGTGCTCAGGACCGCATTCAACCGGTCCGGCGGCTATGAGGCCGGGCTTCAACTGGCCGAACGGGTCAAGGCGGCCCAGACCGGCGGGACGGGGGCACAGAAGCTCTGCATTTTCGCCGTCAACGATGTGATGGCCATCGGAGCAGCCGCTGCCCTCCGCGCGGAGGGGTTGCGCATCCCGCGGGACGCCGCGATCGCCGGCTTCGACGACATCGAAACCCTTCGGGACTTCCGGCCGGCCCTTTCCACCGTCCGCCTGCCGCTGGAGGACATTGGACGCTTTGCCACCCGCGCCACGGGTCCACAGCCCAACGGCGAGGAGGCGGACGACGCTCTTCCCGCCGATGTTACCGGCGAGGTCACATTGCGGCGCAGCACGGAAGCGGCCTGA
- a CDS encoding Gfo/Idh/MocA family protein: protein MGFETKTIRIAMNGITGRMGYRQHLLRSILPIRDAGGFTLEDGSRVQVEPILVGRNEAKIRELAEKHKVSEWTTDLDAVINDPTVDVVFDASMTSLRAATLKKAMLAGKHIFTEKPTAETLDEAIELARIGKEAGVTAGVVHDKLYLPGLVKLRRLVDEGFFGRILSIRGEFGYWVFEGDIQAAQRPSWNYRKEDGGGMTTDMFCHWNYVLEGIIGKVKSVNAKTATHIPARWDEAGKEYKATADDASYGIFELETPGGDEVIGQINSSWAVRVYRDELVEFQVDGTLGSAVAGLNKCVAQQRAHTPKPVWNPDLPVTESFRDQWQEVPANAELDNGFKLQWEEFLRDVVAGREHRFGLLSAARGVQLAELGLRSSDERRTIDIPEITL from the coding sequence ATGGGCTTCGAAACGAAAACGATCCGCATCGCCATGAACGGCATAACCGGCCGGATGGGTTACCGCCAGCACCTGCTGCGCTCCATCCTGCCCATCCGCGACGCCGGAGGCTTCACCCTCGAGGACGGTAGCCGGGTCCAGGTGGAGCCGATCCTGGTGGGCCGCAACGAGGCCAAAATCCGGGAGCTGGCGGAAAAGCACAAGGTCTCTGAATGGACCACTGACCTGGACGCCGTGATCAACGACCCCACTGTCGACGTCGTTTTCGACGCCTCCATGACCAGCCTGCGCGCCGCCACCCTGAAGAAGGCAATGCTGGCGGGAAAACATATCTTCACGGAGAAGCCCACGGCGGAAACGCTGGACGAGGCCATCGAGCTGGCGCGGATCGGCAAGGAAGCCGGGGTTACCGCCGGCGTCGTCCATGACAAGCTCTACCTTCCCGGCCTGGTCAAGCTCCGCCGCCTGGTGGATGAGGGCTTCTTCGGCCGCATCCTCTCCATCCGCGGCGAGTTCGGCTACTGGGTCTTCGAAGGCGACATCCAGGCGGCCCAGCGCCCGTCCTGGAATTACCGCAAGGAAGACGGCGGCGGAATGACCACTGACATGTTCTGCCACTGGAACTATGTCCTTGAAGGCATCATCGGCAAGGTCAAGAGCGTCAACGCCAAAACGGCTACCCACATCCCGGCCCGTTGGGATGAGGCGGGCAAGGAATACAAGGCCACCGCGGATGACGCCTCGTACGGCATCTTTGAACTCGAGACCCCGGGCGGCGATGAAGTCATCGGCCAGATCAACTCCTCCTGGGCAGTGCGCGTCTACCGCGACGAACTGGTGGAGTTCCAGGTGGACGGCACGCTCGGCTCCGCAGTTGCCGGCCTGAACAAGTGCGTCGCCCAGCAGCGCGCACACACGCCCAAGCCCGTCTGGAACCCGGACCTTCCCGTCACCGAGTCCTTCCGCGACCAGTGGCAGGAAGTTCCCGCCAACGCCGAGCTGGACAACGGCTTCAAGCTGCAGTGGGAAGAGTTCCTGCGCGATGTGGTCGCCGGCCGCGAACACCGCTTCGGCCTGCTGTCCGCCGCCCGCGGTGTCCAGCTGGCCGAGCTCGGCCTTCGCTCCAGCGACGAACGCCGCACCATCGACATCCCGGAGATCACCCTCTAA
- a CDS encoding dihydrodipicolinate synthase family protein: MTSLILPSEDGGTREYRLQGGTAWTRPTSPLTARRAYAAAHVIPEVLADNTPGAPARLDWDATMAYRHELWSYGLGVADAMDTAQRGMGLDWAATQQLIKRTGVEAASVVSANSPATAGKSVRDLVSCGAGTDQLDIDTLPAGEAGIMAVLEAYREQIAVIAEAGPKVILMASRALAKVASGPEDYLRVYSTLLQEVDQPVILHWLGTMFDPALAGYWGSDDVATATETFLGLIRDNADKVDGVKVSLLDASHEVGLRAALPKGVRLYTGDDFNYPELIDGDGTHHSDALLGIFAAIYPAASVALQNYEAGNAAKAREILDSTRELGKHIFSAPTFYYKTGIAFMSWLNGKQPGFQMVGGLHSGRSVCHLSRTFELADKAGLLRDPALAAFRMSDYLRINGVGV, translated from the coding sequence ATGACTTCACTCATCCTTCCCTCCGAAGACGGCGGCACCAGGGAGTACCGCCTGCAGGGCGGCACTGCCTGGACCCGGCCCACCTCCCCCCTGACGGCGCGCCGTGCCTACGCCGCCGCCCACGTCATTCCCGAGGTCCTCGCCGACAACACCCCGGGCGCCCCCGCGCGCCTCGACTGGGACGCGACCATGGCTTACCGGCATGAGCTGTGGTCCTACGGCCTGGGCGTTGCCGATGCCATGGACACCGCCCAGCGCGGCATGGGCCTGGACTGGGCCGCCACGCAGCAGCTCATCAAGCGCACAGGGGTGGAGGCTGCCTCCGTGGTGTCGGCCAACAGTCCGGCCACCGCGGGTAAATCGGTCCGGGACCTCGTATCCTGCGGCGCCGGCACCGACCAGCTGGACATTGACACCCTGCCCGCCGGTGAGGCCGGGATCATGGCAGTCCTTGAGGCCTACCGCGAACAGATCGCCGTCATCGCCGAGGCGGGGCCCAAGGTCATCCTGATGGCATCGCGTGCCCTGGCAAAGGTGGCCAGTGGTCCGGAGGATTACCTTCGCGTCTATTCCACGCTGCTGCAGGAAGTTGACCAGCCGGTCATCCTGCACTGGTTGGGCACCATGTTCGACCCCGCCCTCGCCGGCTATTGGGGCTCCGACGACGTCGCCACGGCCACCGAAACCTTCCTGGGCCTGATCCGGGACAATGCGGACAAGGTGGATGGCGTCAAGGTCTCGCTGCTCGACGCAAGCCACGAGGTGGGCCTGCGCGCTGCGCTGCCCAAGGGCGTCCGCCTCTACACCGGCGACGATTTCAACTATCCGGAACTCATTGACGGGGACGGTACCCACCACTCGGACGCCCTGCTGGGGATCTTCGCCGCCATCTACCCGGCCGCATCGGTGGCCCTGCAGAACTACGAGGCCGGAAACGCCGCCAAGGCACGCGAAATCCTGGACTCCACCCGGGAACTGGGCAAGCACATCTTCAGCGCCCCCACGTTCTACTACAAGACCGGCATCGCCTTCATGTCCTGGCTCAACGGCAAGCAGCCCGGCTTCCAGATGGTGGGCGGACTGCACTCGGGGCGCTCAGTGTGCCACCTCTCAAGAACCTTTGAGCTGGCTGACAAGGCCGGCCTGCTGAGGGACCCGGCACTGGCAGCCTTCCGGATGTCCGATTACCTGCGGATCAACGGGGTGGGAGTATGA